One Coffea arabica cultivar ET-39 chromosome 5c, Coffea Arabica ET-39 HiFi, whole genome shotgun sequence DNA window includes the following coding sequences:
- the LOC140007722 gene encoding uncharacterized protein: MARATRHQLGPSASFESLTQTLTQETPSSSSSRSPSPLPLQQQREETLVLRLKPKKKKVTWKEGTVDNEFLNKKSSKKCCIFHKEKSFDEDDSDDENGNHVHDCDHHTHGKGCD; this comes from the coding sequence ATGGCGAGAGCAACAAGGCACCAATTAGGCCCATCAGCTTCTTTTGAATCCctaacccaaaccctaacccaaGAAACCCCATCATCGTCATCATCACGGTCGCCATCGCCGTTGCCATTGCAGCAACAGCGTGAGGAAACTCTGGTTTTGAGATTGAagccgaagaagaagaaggtgaCGTGGAAAGAAGGCACCGTCGACAACGAATTTCTCAACAAGAAAAGCTCGAAAAAATGCTGTATTTTTCACAAGGAAAAGTCCTTCGATGAAGACGACAGCGATGATGAAAATGGTAATCATGTTCATGATTGTGATCATCATACCCATGGCAAGGGCTGTGATTGA
- the LOC113719872 gene encoding uncharacterized protein has product MSFLAGRLASTEGAYFLQESKQAVTKIIEKTKPKLPSNSIQNEPSSSADVLPEVLKHSLPPKIFQSSSTPNSSSFSSPSKWVLQTDPKRPTSASSDAINPLRAYVSLPQVTFGPKRWQLPTAENAVLASTANELRRDKYTPVNPEKLKAAAAGLSQVGKAFMAATAIVFGGAILTFELATSKLQLRTSDDIRTKGQNFIQPKFEMVREQFSPIRTWAEDTSKRWHLEKDEAFKENPLLKELSKTFSSKAK; this is encoded by the exons ATGAGTTTTCTTGCAGGAAGATTAGCGAGCACAGAGGGTGCCTATTTCTTGCAAGAATCCAAACAAGCTGTGACCAAAATCATAGAGAAAACCAAGCCAAAACTTCCTTCAAATTCCATCCAAAATGAACCATCATCATCAGCTGATGTTCTTCCTGAGGTTTTGAAGCATTCTTTGCCTCCGAAGATCTTTCAATCTTCATCAACACCAAATTCATCATCTTTTTCGTCACCGTCCAAATGGGTTCTTCAAACTGACCCCAAAAGACCCACTTCTGCATCTTCTGATGCTATTAATCCTCTCAGGGCCTATGTTTCTCTTCCCCAAGTCACTTTTGGTCCCAAACG GTGGCAGTTACCCACTGCAGAGAACGCAGTTTTAGCTTCTACTGCGAATGAGTTACGGCGTGACAAGTACACACCTGTTAATCCTGAGAAGTTGAAGGCTGCTGCTGCAGGGCTATCGCAGG TTGGAAAAGCATTTATGGCCGCTACTGCTATCGTATTTGGTGGTGCCATCTTGACATTTGAGCTGGCAACCTCTAAGCTTCAGCTGCGCACT AGTGATGACATTCGAACTAAAGGCCAGAATTTTATACAGCCAAAATTCGAAATGGTCAGGGAGCAATTTTCTCCCATAAGAACTTGG GCTGAAGATACCTCAAAGAGATGGCATCTGGAAAAGGATGAAGCATTCAAAGAGAATCCTCTACTGAAGGAGCTTTCTAAAACTTTCAGTTCTAAAGCCAAGTGA